One part of the Procambarus clarkii isolate CNS0578487 chromosome 41, FALCON_Pclarkii_2.0, whole genome shotgun sequence genome encodes these proteins:
- the LOC138373159 gene encoding hepatitis A virus cellular receptor 1-like: MFPNSYFAKLKSVTVPKSATISKSVTVPKSATVAKSATVRKSATIRKSATVPKSATVPKSVTVPKSVTVPKSVTVPKSATVPKSATVPKSATVPKSVTVPKSATVPKCATISKSVTVPKSATVPKSATISKSVTVPKNATVSKSVTVPKNATVPKSATVPKSATVPKSATVSKSATVPKSATVPKSATVPKSATVPKSATVPKSATVPKSATVPKSATVPKSATVPKSATVPKSATVRIKGHNPASSSCLEQLVYTGCIFSSTKPTLKTDQRLFRAVH; encoded by the coding sequence ATGTTTCCAAACTCGTATTTCGCCAAATTAAAGAGTGTTACCGTCCCCAAAAGTGCCACTATCTCAAAAAGTGTCACCGTCCCAAAAAGTGCCACCGTCGCAAAAAGTGCCACCGTCCGGAAAAGTGCCACTATCCGGAAAAGTGCCACCGTCCCAAAAAGTGCCACCGTCCCAAAAAGTGTTACCGTCCCAAAAAGTGTTACCGTCCCAAAAAGTGTCACCGTCCCAAAAAGTGCCACCGTCCCAAAAAGTGCCACCGTCCCAAAAAGTGCCACCGTCCCAAAAAGTGTCACCGTCCCAAAAAGTGCCACCGTCCCAAAATGTGCCACCATCTCAAAAAGTGTCACCGTCCCAAAAAGTGCCACCGTCCCAAAAAGTGCCACCATCTCAAAAAGTGTCACCGTCCCAAAAAATGCCACCGTCTCAAAAAGTGTCACCGTCCCAAAAAATGCCACCGTCCCAAAAAGTGCCACCGTCCCAAAAAGTGCCACCGTCCCAAAAAGTGCCACCGTCTCAAAAAGTGCCACCGTCCCAAAAAGTGCCACCGTCCCAAAAAGTGCCACCGTCCCAAAAAGTGCCACCGTCCCAAAAAGTGCCACCGTCCCAAAAAGTGCCACCGTCCCAAAAAGTGCCACCGTCCCAAAAAGTGCCACCGTCCCAAAAAGTGCCACCGTCCCAAAAAGTGCCACCGTCCCAAAAAGTGCCACCGTCCGGATAAAAGGCCACAATCCGGCGTCTTCGTCGTGCCTCGAACAGCTGGTCTACACTGGGTGCATTTTCAGCTCCACAAAGCCCACTTTGAAAACAGATCAAAGGTTATTCAGAGCAGTGCATTAG